Proteins from one Choloepus didactylus isolate mChoDid1 chromosome 4, mChoDid1.pri, whole genome shotgun sequence genomic window:
- the LOC119531666 gene encoding uncharacterized protein LOC119531666, producing MSFTTQVFCSTQALTGAVSTIKFFLSEAFLGQHFEAVELESSEPELGDLFLFRLMSPTGRWCGAHVGVYCGHGEIIHFEGRDPPGRDPHKFLGFWEGVVCKQGQRQLLRSRSLWRVLRRRGGVDRAALQRRMREAMDSDPPPYHPTRSNCVHFALHLLGQGPTLDPPKIGDSVLVDVTLD from the exons GTCTTCTGCTCCACCCAG GCCCTGACTGGGGCAGTCAGCACCATTAAGTTCTTCCTCTCCGAGGCTTTCCTGGGTCAGCACTTTGAGGCCGTGGAGTTGGAAAGCAGCGAGCCTGAGCTGGGAGACCTCTTCCTGTTCCGGCTGATGTCCCCCACCGGACGTTGGTGCGGGGCCCACGTGGGTGTGTACTGCGGCCACGGGGAGATCATCCACTTCGAGG GCAGGGATCCCCCAGGTCGTGACCCGCACAAGTTTCTGGGCTTCTGGGAAGGCGTTGTGTGCAAACAGGGTCAGCGCCAGCTGCTTCGCTCCCGCTCGCTCTGGCGGGTGTTGCGTAGACGTGGCGGCGTGGATCGGGCAGCGCTGCAGAGACGCATGCGTGAAGCCATGGACTCGGATCCGCCTCCCTATCATCCCACGCGCAGCAACTGTGTGCACTTCGCACTGCACCTTCTCGGCCAGGGTCCCACTCTGGACCCTCCGAAAATAGGCGACTCG